One genomic window of Arachis hypogaea cultivar Tifrunner chromosome 8, arahy.Tifrunner.gnm2.J5K5, whole genome shotgun sequence includes the following:
- the LOC112705819 gene encoding uncharacterized protein isoform X11, translating to MDTRRRMRLEPKKAQTGAHDDDHHHRVERLKKKLRDEENIHRALQRAFNRPLGALPRLPPYLPPNTLGLLAEVAVLEEEIARLEEQVMHFRQDLYQEAVYTSSSKMKMDHSSRLVKLKSPSPTITLPEDRQGKENQSCSNSHKNTKQFNSKTKTTKTPINTLPLHNKPWHRPKRQQELRVNDQPMAEPTDHEESPNIISENILKCLSSILLRMSTVKYPDSTAGMLRDPKSRNCTKETWFQDPYGTCLEFGEMDIGPYKQFRAIEAESFSPKRTANSLFLQHRLKLLLRKLSSVNLENLNHQEKLAFWINIYNSCMMNAFNEHGLPESPETVVALMHKTTINVGGHLLSATTIEHCILRLPYHWKLLNSKQTSKGAKNHEMTVRSIYGLELSEPLVTFALSCGTWSSPAVRVYTASQVENQLEAAKREYLQAAVGISTSKFAIPKLLDWYLLDFAKDLESLLDWICLQLPSEIGKEAIKFLENRKTEPLLQFVQIMPYEFSFRYLLCT from the exons ATGGACACGAGAAGGAGGATGAGATTAGAGCCTAAGAAAGCTCAGACAGGAGCACATGATGATGATCATCATCATAGA GTggagaggttgaagaagaagcttaggGACGAAGAGAACATCCACAGGGCATTGCAGAGAGCTTTCAACAGACCCTTGGGTGCTCTCCCTCGTCTTCCTCCCTATCTCCCTCCCAAT ACCCTGGGACTTCTTGCGGAGGTGGCGGTGCTGGAGGAAGAAATTGCAAGGCTTGAAGAGCAGGTGATGCATTTCAGGCAGGACTTGTATCAAGAAGCTGTATATACATCATCCTCCAAGATGAAAATGGATCATTCATCTCGTTTAGTTAAATTGAAGTCTCCTTCCCCAACAATTACACTTCCCG AGGATAGGCAAGGAAAAGAGAACCAGTCATGTAGTAAttctcacaagaacaccaagcaGTTCAATTCTAAAACTAAAACAACAAAAACTCCTATTAATACACTTCCCCTCCACAACAAACCATGGCATCGTCCAAAGAGACAG CAAGAACTAAGAGTGAATGACCAGCCAATGGCAGAACCAACAGATCATGAAGAAAGTCCAAACATAATCTCTGAAAATATTCTCAAGTGCTTATCAAGCATTCTTTTGAGAATGAGTACTGTCAAGTATCCGGATTCTACAGCTGGCATGTTGCGAGATCCGAAATCTCGAAACTGTACTAAAGAAACATGGTTTCAGGATCCATATGGTACATGTTTAGAATTTGGAGAGATGGATATTGGTCCGTACAAGCAATTCCGTGCAATTGAAGCTGAATCCTTCAGTCCAAAACGAACTGCTAATTCTTTGTTTCTGCAGCATCGATTGAA GCTTCTTTTGAGGAAACTTTCCTCTGTCAACTTAGAGAATCTCAATCATCAGGAGAAGCTTGCATTCTGGATCAACATATATAACTCTTGTATGATGAAT GCATTCAATGAGCACGGCTTACCGGAGAGTCCCGAAACAGTTGTTGCATTGATGCACAAG ACAACAATAAATGTGGGTGGACACTTGCTAAGCGCAACAACGATAGAGCATTGCATTCTAAGGCTTCCTTATCATTGGAAATTG CTGAATTCTAAACAGACATCAAAGGGAGCGAAGAATCATGAAATGACAGTAAGAAGCATATATGGATTGGAATTATCAGAACCCTTGGTGACATTTGCTCTCTCATGTGGAACTTGGTCCTCTCCTGCT GTCAGAGTTTACACAGCATCACAGGTCGAGAACCAACTCGAAGCAGCGAAAAGAGAATACTTGCAGGCTGCAGTTGGAATTTCAACTTCAAAGTTTGCTATCCCAAAGCTGCTAGATTGGTACTTACTGGACTTTGCAAAAGACTTGGAATCTTTGCTGGATTGGATATGCCTCCAATTACCAAGCGAAATAGGGAAAGAAGCCATTAAGTTCCTTGAGAATAGAAAAACCGAACCCCTCTTACAATTTGTACAAATTATGCCATATGAGTTTAGTTTTAGATACTTGCTATGCACATAA
- the LOC112705819 gene encoding uncharacterized protein isoform X2 — protein MDTRRRMRLEPKKAQTGAHDDDHHHRVGPNLLNEKAEMRESLAQGKGRASSKERKLALQQDVERLKKKLRDEENIHRALQRAFNRPLGALPRLPPYLPPNTLGLLAEVAVLEEEIARLEEQVMHFRQDLYQEAVYTSSSKMKMDHSSRLVKLKSPSPTITLPEDRQGKENQSCSNSHKNTKQFNSKTKTTKTPINTLPLHNKPWHRPKRQQELRVNDQPMAEPTDHEESPNIISENILKCLSSILLRMSTVKYPDSTAGMLRDPKSRNCTKETWFQDPYGTCLEFGEMDIGPYKQFRAIEAESFSPKRTANSLFLQHRLKLLLRKLSSVNLENLNHQEKLAFWINIYNSCMMNAFNEHGLPESPETVVALMHKTTINVGGHLLSATTIEHCILRLPYHWKLLNSKQTSKGAKNHEMTVRSIYGLELSEPLVTFALSCGTWSSPAVRVYTASQVENQLEAAKREYLQAAVGISTSKFAIPKLLDWYLLDFAKDLESLLDWICLQLPSEIGKEAIKFLENRKTEPLLQFVQIMPYEFSFRYLLCT, from the exons ATGGACACGAGAAGGAGGATGAGATTAGAGCCTAAGAAAGCTCAGACAGGAGCACATGATGATGATCATCATCATAGA GTTGGTCCTAACCTCTTGAATGAAAAGGCAGAGATGCGGGAAAGTTTGGCACAAGGAAAAGGCAGAGCAAGCAGCAAGGAGAGAAAATTGGCCTTGCAACAAGAC GTggagaggttgaagaagaagcttaggGACGAAGAGAACATCCACAGGGCATTGCAGAGAGCTTTCAACAGACCCTTGGGTGCTCTCCCTCGTCTTCCTCCCTATCTCCCTCCCAAT ACCCTGGGACTTCTTGCGGAGGTGGCGGTGCTGGAGGAAGAAATTGCAAGGCTTGAAGAGCAGGTGATGCATTTCAGGCAGGACTTGTATCAAGAAGCTGTATATACATCATCCTCCAAGATGAAAATGGATCATTCATCTCGTTTAGTTAAATTGAAGTCTCCTTCCCCAACAATTACACTTCCCG AGGATAGGCAAGGAAAAGAGAACCAGTCATGTAGTAAttctcacaagaacaccaagcaGTTCAATTCTAAAACTAAAACAACAAAAACTCCTATTAATACACTTCCCCTCCACAACAAACCATGGCATCGTCCAAAGAGACAG CAAGAACTAAGAGTGAATGACCAGCCAATGGCAGAACCAACAGATCATGAAGAAAGTCCAAACATAATCTCTGAAAATATTCTCAAGTGCTTATCAAGCATTCTTTTGAGAATGAGTACTGTCAAGTATCCGGATTCTACAGCTGGCATGTTGCGAGATCCGAAATCTCGAAACTGTACTAAAGAAACATGGTTTCAGGATCCATATGGTACATGTTTAGAATTTGGAGAGATGGATATTGGTCCGTACAAGCAATTCCGTGCAATTGAAGCTGAATCCTTCAGTCCAAAACGAACTGCTAATTCTTTGTTTCTGCAGCATCGATTGAA GCTTCTTTTGAGGAAACTTTCCTCTGTCAACTTAGAGAATCTCAATCATCAGGAGAAGCTTGCATTCTGGATCAACATATATAACTCTTGTATGATGAAT GCATTCAATGAGCACGGCTTACCGGAGAGTCCCGAAACAGTTGTTGCATTGATGCACAAG ACAACAATAAATGTGGGTGGACACTTGCTAAGCGCAACAACGATAGAGCATTGCATTCTAAGGCTTCCTTATCATTGGAAATTG CTGAATTCTAAACAGACATCAAAGGGAGCGAAGAATCATGAAATGACAGTAAGAAGCATATATGGATTGGAATTATCAGAACCCTTGGTGACATTTGCTCTCTCATGTGGAACTTGGTCCTCTCCTGCT GTCAGAGTTTACACAGCATCACAGGTCGAGAACCAACTCGAAGCAGCGAAAAGAGAATACTTGCAGGCTGCAGTTGGAATTTCAACTTCAAAGTTTGCTATCCCAAAGCTGCTAGATTGGTACTTACTGGACTTTGCAAAAGACTTGGAATCTTTGCTGGATTGGATATGCCTCCAATTACCAAGCGAAATAGGGAAAGAAGCCATTAAGTTCCTTGAGAATAGAAAAACCGAACCCCTCTTACAATTTGTACAAATTATGCCATATGAGTTTAGTTTTAGATACTTGCTATGCACATAA
- the LOC112705819 gene encoding uncharacterized protein isoform X1 has protein sequence MDTRRRMRLEPKKAQTGAHDDDHHHRVGPNLLNEKAEMRESLAQGKGRASSKERKLALQQDVERLKKKLRDEENIHRALQRAFNRPLGALPRLPPYLPPNTLGLLAEVAVLEEEIARLEEQVMHFRQDLYQEAVYTSSSKMKMDHSSRLVKLKSPSPTITLPEDRQGKENQSCSNSHKNTKQFNSKTKTTKTPINTLPLHNKPWHRPKRQTVQQELRVNDQPMAEPTDHEESPNIISENILKCLSSILLRMSTVKYPDSTAGMLRDPKSRNCTKETWFQDPYGTCLEFGEMDIGPYKQFRAIEAESFSPKRTANSLFLQHRLKLLLRKLSSVNLENLNHQEKLAFWINIYNSCMMNAFNEHGLPESPETVVALMHKTTINVGGHLLSATTIEHCILRLPYHWKLLNSKQTSKGAKNHEMTVRSIYGLELSEPLVTFALSCGTWSSPAVRVYTASQVENQLEAAKREYLQAAVGISTSKFAIPKLLDWYLLDFAKDLESLLDWICLQLPSEIGKEAIKFLENRKTEPLLQFVQIMPYEFSFRYLLCT, from the exons ATGGACACGAGAAGGAGGATGAGATTAGAGCCTAAGAAAGCTCAGACAGGAGCACATGATGATGATCATCATCATAGA GTTGGTCCTAACCTCTTGAATGAAAAGGCAGAGATGCGGGAAAGTTTGGCACAAGGAAAAGGCAGAGCAAGCAGCAAGGAGAGAAAATTGGCCTTGCAACAAGAC GTggagaggttgaagaagaagcttaggGACGAAGAGAACATCCACAGGGCATTGCAGAGAGCTTTCAACAGACCCTTGGGTGCTCTCCCTCGTCTTCCTCCCTATCTCCCTCCCAAT ACCCTGGGACTTCTTGCGGAGGTGGCGGTGCTGGAGGAAGAAATTGCAAGGCTTGAAGAGCAGGTGATGCATTTCAGGCAGGACTTGTATCAAGAAGCTGTATATACATCATCCTCCAAGATGAAAATGGATCATTCATCTCGTTTAGTTAAATTGAAGTCTCCTTCCCCAACAATTACACTTCCCG AGGATAGGCAAGGAAAAGAGAACCAGTCATGTAGTAAttctcacaagaacaccaagcaGTTCAATTCTAAAACTAAAACAACAAAAACTCCTATTAATACACTTCCCCTCCACAACAAACCATGGCATCGTCCAAAGAGACAG ACTGTGCAGCAAGAACTAAGAGTGAATGACCAGCCAATGGCAGAACCAACAGATCATGAAGAAAGTCCAAACATAATCTCTGAAAATATTCTCAAGTGCTTATCAAGCATTCTTTTGAGAATGAGTACTGTCAAGTATCCGGATTCTACAGCTGGCATGTTGCGAGATCCGAAATCTCGAAACTGTACTAAAGAAACATGGTTTCAGGATCCATATGGTACATGTTTAGAATTTGGAGAGATGGATATTGGTCCGTACAAGCAATTCCGTGCAATTGAAGCTGAATCCTTCAGTCCAAAACGAACTGCTAATTCTTTGTTTCTGCAGCATCGATTGAA GCTTCTTTTGAGGAAACTTTCCTCTGTCAACTTAGAGAATCTCAATCATCAGGAGAAGCTTGCATTCTGGATCAACATATATAACTCTTGTATGATGAAT GCATTCAATGAGCACGGCTTACCGGAGAGTCCCGAAACAGTTGTTGCATTGATGCACAAG ACAACAATAAATGTGGGTGGACACTTGCTAAGCGCAACAACGATAGAGCATTGCATTCTAAGGCTTCCTTATCATTGGAAATTG CTGAATTCTAAACAGACATCAAAGGGAGCGAAGAATCATGAAATGACAGTAAGAAGCATATATGGATTGGAATTATCAGAACCCTTGGTGACATTTGCTCTCTCATGTGGAACTTGGTCCTCTCCTGCT GTCAGAGTTTACACAGCATCACAGGTCGAGAACCAACTCGAAGCAGCGAAAAGAGAATACTTGCAGGCTGCAGTTGGAATTTCAACTTCAAAGTTTGCTATCCCAAAGCTGCTAGATTGGTACTTACTGGACTTTGCAAAAGACTTGGAATCTTTGCTGGATTGGATATGCCTCCAATTACCAAGCGAAATAGGGAAAGAAGCCATTAAGTTCCTTGAGAATAGAAAAACCGAACCCCTCTTACAATTTGTACAAATTATGCCATATGAGTTTAGTTTTAGATACTTGCTATGCACATAA
- the LOC112705819 gene encoding uncharacterized protein isoform X3 translates to MDTRRRMRLEPKKAQTGAHDDDHHHRVGPNLLNEKAEMRESLAQGKGRASSKERKLALQQDVERLKKKLRDEENIHRALQRAFNRPLGALPRLPPYLPPNTLGLLAEVAVLEEEIARLEEQVMHFRQDLYQEAVYTSSSKMKMDHSSRLVKLKSPSPTITLPEDRQGKENQSCSNSHKNTKQFNSKTKTTKTPINTLPLHNKPWHRPKRQTVQQELRVNDQPMAEPTDHEESPNIISENILKCLSSILLRMSTVKYPDSTAGMLRDPKSRNCTKETWFQDPYGTCLEFGEMDIGPYKQFRAIEAESFSPKRTANSLFLQHRLKLLLRKLSSVNLENLNHQEKLAFWINIYNSCMMNAFNEHGLPESPETVVALMHKTTINVGGHLLSATTIEHCILRLPYHWKLTSKGAKNHEMTVRSIYGLELSEPLVTFALSCGTWSSPAVRVYTASQVENQLEAAKREYLQAAVGISTSKFAIPKLLDWYLLDFAKDLESLLDWICLQLPSEIGKEAIKFLENRKTEPLLQFVQIMPYEFSFRYLLCT, encoded by the exons ATGGACACGAGAAGGAGGATGAGATTAGAGCCTAAGAAAGCTCAGACAGGAGCACATGATGATGATCATCATCATAGA GTTGGTCCTAACCTCTTGAATGAAAAGGCAGAGATGCGGGAAAGTTTGGCACAAGGAAAAGGCAGAGCAAGCAGCAAGGAGAGAAAATTGGCCTTGCAACAAGAC GTggagaggttgaagaagaagcttaggGACGAAGAGAACATCCACAGGGCATTGCAGAGAGCTTTCAACAGACCCTTGGGTGCTCTCCCTCGTCTTCCTCCCTATCTCCCTCCCAAT ACCCTGGGACTTCTTGCGGAGGTGGCGGTGCTGGAGGAAGAAATTGCAAGGCTTGAAGAGCAGGTGATGCATTTCAGGCAGGACTTGTATCAAGAAGCTGTATATACATCATCCTCCAAGATGAAAATGGATCATTCATCTCGTTTAGTTAAATTGAAGTCTCCTTCCCCAACAATTACACTTCCCG AGGATAGGCAAGGAAAAGAGAACCAGTCATGTAGTAAttctcacaagaacaccaagcaGTTCAATTCTAAAACTAAAACAACAAAAACTCCTATTAATACACTTCCCCTCCACAACAAACCATGGCATCGTCCAAAGAGACAG ACTGTGCAGCAAGAACTAAGAGTGAATGACCAGCCAATGGCAGAACCAACAGATCATGAAGAAAGTCCAAACATAATCTCTGAAAATATTCTCAAGTGCTTATCAAGCATTCTTTTGAGAATGAGTACTGTCAAGTATCCGGATTCTACAGCTGGCATGTTGCGAGATCCGAAATCTCGAAACTGTACTAAAGAAACATGGTTTCAGGATCCATATGGTACATGTTTAGAATTTGGAGAGATGGATATTGGTCCGTACAAGCAATTCCGTGCAATTGAAGCTGAATCCTTCAGTCCAAAACGAACTGCTAATTCTTTGTTTCTGCAGCATCGATTGAA GCTTCTTTTGAGGAAACTTTCCTCTGTCAACTTAGAGAATCTCAATCATCAGGAGAAGCTTGCATTCTGGATCAACATATATAACTCTTGTATGATGAAT GCATTCAATGAGCACGGCTTACCGGAGAGTCCCGAAACAGTTGTTGCATTGATGCACAAG ACAACAATAAATGTGGGTGGACACTTGCTAAGCGCAACAACGATAGAGCATTGCATTCTAAGGCTTCCTTATCATTGGAAATTG ACATCAAAGGGAGCGAAGAATCATGAAATGACAGTAAGAAGCATATATGGATTGGAATTATCAGAACCCTTGGTGACATTTGCTCTCTCATGTGGAACTTGGTCCTCTCCTGCT GTCAGAGTTTACACAGCATCACAGGTCGAGAACCAACTCGAAGCAGCGAAAAGAGAATACTTGCAGGCTGCAGTTGGAATTTCAACTTCAAAGTTTGCTATCCCAAAGCTGCTAGATTGGTACTTACTGGACTTTGCAAAAGACTTGGAATCTTTGCTGGATTGGATATGCCTCCAATTACCAAGCGAAATAGGGAAAGAAGCCATTAAGTTCCTTGAGAATAGAAAAACCGAACCCCTCTTACAATTTGTACAAATTATGCCATATGAGTTTAGTTTTAGATACTTGCTATGCACATAA
- the LOC112705819 gene encoding uncharacterized protein isoform X4, with amino-acid sequence MDTRRRMRLEPKKAQTGAHDDDHHHRVGPNLLNEKAEMRESLAQGKGRASSKERKLALQQDVERLKKKLRDEENIHRALQRAFNRPLGALPRLPPYLPPNTLGLLAEVAVLEEEIARLEEQVMHFRQDLYQEAVYTSSSKMKMDHSSRLVKLKSPSPTITLPEDRQGKENQSCSNSHKNTKQFNSKTKTTKTPINTLPLHNKPWHRPKRQQELRVNDQPMAEPTDHEESPNIISENILKCLSSILLRMSTVKYPDSTAGMLRDPKSRNCTKETWFQDPYGTCLEFGEMDIGPYKQFRAIEAESFSPKRTANSLFLQHRLKLLLRKLSSVNLENLNHQEKLAFWINIYNSCMMNAFNEHGLPESPETVVALMHKTTINVGGHLLSATTIEHCILRLPYHWKLTSKGAKNHEMTVRSIYGLELSEPLVTFALSCGTWSSPAVRVYTASQVENQLEAAKREYLQAAVGISTSKFAIPKLLDWYLLDFAKDLESLLDWICLQLPSEIGKEAIKFLENRKTEPLLQFVQIMPYEFSFRYLLCT; translated from the exons ATGGACACGAGAAGGAGGATGAGATTAGAGCCTAAGAAAGCTCAGACAGGAGCACATGATGATGATCATCATCATAGA GTTGGTCCTAACCTCTTGAATGAAAAGGCAGAGATGCGGGAAAGTTTGGCACAAGGAAAAGGCAGAGCAAGCAGCAAGGAGAGAAAATTGGCCTTGCAACAAGAC GTggagaggttgaagaagaagcttaggGACGAAGAGAACATCCACAGGGCATTGCAGAGAGCTTTCAACAGACCCTTGGGTGCTCTCCCTCGTCTTCCTCCCTATCTCCCTCCCAAT ACCCTGGGACTTCTTGCGGAGGTGGCGGTGCTGGAGGAAGAAATTGCAAGGCTTGAAGAGCAGGTGATGCATTTCAGGCAGGACTTGTATCAAGAAGCTGTATATACATCATCCTCCAAGATGAAAATGGATCATTCATCTCGTTTAGTTAAATTGAAGTCTCCTTCCCCAACAATTACACTTCCCG AGGATAGGCAAGGAAAAGAGAACCAGTCATGTAGTAAttctcacaagaacaccaagcaGTTCAATTCTAAAACTAAAACAACAAAAACTCCTATTAATACACTTCCCCTCCACAACAAACCATGGCATCGTCCAAAGAGACAG CAAGAACTAAGAGTGAATGACCAGCCAATGGCAGAACCAACAGATCATGAAGAAAGTCCAAACATAATCTCTGAAAATATTCTCAAGTGCTTATCAAGCATTCTTTTGAGAATGAGTACTGTCAAGTATCCGGATTCTACAGCTGGCATGTTGCGAGATCCGAAATCTCGAAACTGTACTAAAGAAACATGGTTTCAGGATCCATATGGTACATGTTTAGAATTTGGAGAGATGGATATTGGTCCGTACAAGCAATTCCGTGCAATTGAAGCTGAATCCTTCAGTCCAAAACGAACTGCTAATTCTTTGTTTCTGCAGCATCGATTGAA GCTTCTTTTGAGGAAACTTTCCTCTGTCAACTTAGAGAATCTCAATCATCAGGAGAAGCTTGCATTCTGGATCAACATATATAACTCTTGTATGATGAAT GCATTCAATGAGCACGGCTTACCGGAGAGTCCCGAAACAGTTGTTGCATTGATGCACAAG ACAACAATAAATGTGGGTGGACACTTGCTAAGCGCAACAACGATAGAGCATTGCATTCTAAGGCTTCCTTATCATTGGAAATTG ACATCAAAGGGAGCGAAGAATCATGAAATGACAGTAAGAAGCATATATGGATTGGAATTATCAGAACCCTTGGTGACATTTGCTCTCTCATGTGGAACTTGGTCCTCTCCTGCT GTCAGAGTTTACACAGCATCACAGGTCGAGAACCAACTCGAAGCAGCGAAAAGAGAATACTTGCAGGCTGCAGTTGGAATTTCAACTTCAAAGTTTGCTATCCCAAAGCTGCTAGATTGGTACTTACTGGACTTTGCAAAAGACTTGGAATCTTTGCTGGATTGGATATGCCTCCAATTACCAAGCGAAATAGGGAAAGAAGCCATTAAGTTCCTTGAGAATAGAAAAACCGAACCCCTCTTACAATTTGTACAAATTATGCCATATGAGTTTAGTTTTAGATACTTGCTATGCACATAA
- the LOC112705819 gene encoding uncharacterized protein isoform X12, which produces MDTRRRMRLEPKKAQTGAHDDDHHHRVERLKKKLRDEENIHRALQRAFNRPLGALPRLPPYLPPNTLGLLAEVAVLEEEIARLEEQVMHFRQDLYQEAVYTSSSKMKMDHSSRLVKLKSPSPTITLPEDRQGKENQSCSNSHKNTKQFNSKTKTTKTPINTLPLHNKPWHRPKRQTVQQELRVNDQPMAEPTDHEESPNIISENILKCLSSILLRMSTVKYPDSTAGMLRDPKSRNCTKETWFQDPYGTCLEFGEMDIGPYKQFRAIEAESFSPKRTANSLFLQHRLKLLLRKLSSVNLENLNHQEKLAFWINIYNSCMMNAFNEHGLPESPETVVALMHKTTINVGGHLLSATTIEHCILRLPYHWKLTSKGAKNHEMTVRSIYGLELSEPLVTFALSCGTWSSPAVRVYTASQVENQLEAAKREYLQAAVGISTSKFAIPKLLDWYLLDFAKDLESLLDWICLQLPSEIGKEAIKFLENRKTEPLLQFVQIMPYEFSFRYLLCT; this is translated from the exons ATGGACACGAGAAGGAGGATGAGATTAGAGCCTAAGAAAGCTCAGACAGGAGCACATGATGATGATCATCATCATAGA GTggagaggttgaagaagaagcttaggGACGAAGAGAACATCCACAGGGCATTGCAGAGAGCTTTCAACAGACCCTTGGGTGCTCTCCCTCGTCTTCCTCCCTATCTCCCTCCCAAT ACCCTGGGACTTCTTGCGGAGGTGGCGGTGCTGGAGGAAGAAATTGCAAGGCTTGAAGAGCAGGTGATGCATTTCAGGCAGGACTTGTATCAAGAAGCTGTATATACATCATCCTCCAAGATGAAAATGGATCATTCATCTCGTTTAGTTAAATTGAAGTCTCCTTCCCCAACAATTACACTTCCCG AGGATAGGCAAGGAAAAGAGAACCAGTCATGTAGTAAttctcacaagaacaccaagcaGTTCAATTCTAAAACTAAAACAACAAAAACTCCTATTAATACACTTCCCCTCCACAACAAACCATGGCATCGTCCAAAGAGACAG ACTGTGCAGCAAGAACTAAGAGTGAATGACCAGCCAATGGCAGAACCAACAGATCATGAAGAAAGTCCAAACATAATCTCTGAAAATATTCTCAAGTGCTTATCAAGCATTCTTTTGAGAATGAGTACTGTCAAGTATCCGGATTCTACAGCTGGCATGTTGCGAGATCCGAAATCTCGAAACTGTACTAAAGAAACATGGTTTCAGGATCCATATGGTACATGTTTAGAATTTGGAGAGATGGATATTGGTCCGTACAAGCAATTCCGTGCAATTGAAGCTGAATCCTTCAGTCCAAAACGAACTGCTAATTCTTTGTTTCTGCAGCATCGATTGAA GCTTCTTTTGAGGAAACTTTCCTCTGTCAACTTAGAGAATCTCAATCATCAGGAGAAGCTTGCATTCTGGATCAACATATATAACTCTTGTATGATGAAT GCATTCAATGAGCACGGCTTACCGGAGAGTCCCGAAACAGTTGTTGCATTGATGCACAAG ACAACAATAAATGTGGGTGGACACTTGCTAAGCGCAACAACGATAGAGCATTGCATTCTAAGGCTTCCTTATCATTGGAAATTG ACATCAAAGGGAGCGAAGAATCATGAAATGACAGTAAGAAGCATATATGGATTGGAATTATCAGAACCCTTGGTGACATTTGCTCTCTCATGTGGAACTTGGTCCTCTCCTGCT GTCAGAGTTTACACAGCATCACAGGTCGAGAACCAACTCGAAGCAGCGAAAAGAGAATACTTGCAGGCTGCAGTTGGAATTTCAACTTCAAAGTTTGCTATCCCAAAGCTGCTAGATTGGTACTTACTGGACTTTGCAAAAGACTTGGAATCTTTGCTGGATTGGATATGCCTCCAATTACCAAGCGAAATAGGGAAAGAAGCCATTAAGTTCCTTGAGAATAGAAAAACCGAACCCCTCTTACAATTTGTACAAATTATGCCATATGAGTTTAGTTTTAGATACTTGCTATGCACATAA